The window tcaagaaccgaaactacccacccaaggtgagattcatacccctattttctgtttttatgagtttttgtgggggggaatacaagtgaaagtgtagatctatatgtatttgtatgccttgtatgatttccatgcttatatgtatgcttttatgtgtttttatgttggatctagccttaaaactcatcaaaaccgagatatatcttgtgttaaatgattttagcttcaaatatatttctaaacccaaagagcttcaagaaaaatggctaagtgggttagtgataattttctttgggttaaaaacacaaattttgggcctaaaatgtgaaaaatgcaaaaataagggcccaagttgacatttcacagattctgatggatgaagtgtgccaaaacagtttctataaataaatttctggaaatatactcatttgggggattaaaaacataaatttcaagcttattgggctaaaaatgaaaatttcggcccaataaggcccattatgcgaatttttctgttttggagggccaaaactgtaactttctgtaaaacagtggactataagtgttccaaatccttttcaaaggtttaaaatgctttttaaatttaaaaaggaccaaagttgcaaaaattttccattttgggccaaaattgtcaaaattgcgaaaagatgggctaaaaccaagaaaaactgcattttcagggacttaaactgttttctttgaaaaatatgctggaaaatattaatttcaataatttttggtgttaaaatgtcaagaaaaatagtttaaggaccaaaccgggaaatatttaaataaaagggttgaaaatgtaaattttacaaataatgagaggctgaaaacagaaatatttcaaggctgattcaatgtgtacaatttgatcaaataatgacacctcgactatcaacgaaatacaactcattacaataccaaaagtcgttgttaaacgaattggctcggtctcgaaccaatggaaatctacaactactaactctttgatacatacaaataacgattggtaatacatatacatacgagtgtgcacagacgtctacgcaccatcttcgggccccaaaagtgtaaaatcttgtttgttgggcctagctagcccaatgacctgatcttaaggcccgaagacatttttttttctacgaagtgttgagtttcaccgacttggcacaacgtagggtgactttcaatggcttgtaccactggtccccaagggtccatggtattgctagaaaagtctacacattttacgaggcgggtcggggacccctcgcacgcatattttccccagccggttaatggagttaccggggtcttcgtgacctctttctcttcggatgtgggactacacatagtccgggcgattggataacgtgattagtacggacgacgccttcgggttcgttagtataactataaactgggcgtttgtgtaatgcgggtttgtagtaaataatcaatgctcgagaaccttccaacgtcgcttgggaccgatactgctattttcataatgttttcaacgcaacttaatggattccaaaagagctaggggaacatcgggtttccctagggtttttatcacatacagatttgaaacgcatacatcttaaatgaacatttttttttgtatagaaacaaacaagcatacctatggatcttcacaaacgttttcgaaagcttttcttttcagaaaatatcggattttctggtggtttttcaagaaatataaacattcgatttcaaacactacttatgaactcaccaacatttcatatgttgacgtttttcaaaatacttgtattctcagggaaccagtgaatcaagggaaatcatactcagtgacggttgcagtttatttttgaatgaaccaaacaacattaatttttggggaatgtaatgtttaaacaatgtatgatatgtaaacactactggttgtactatgttgatgaatggtgacgaatgttgttttgtttcatatatattcaatgttatggtattcaattgagtcacgacagcccccggacgtttccgccgtctggttcgggggtgtgacattttgacACTTTAACTTAGTATTTAAATTATTCTTATTTGATTTAAATACAACATCGTGTGTAAAAATTATTAGGATACAGATATAATCACGTATTCTACCCCGAAGATTATTCGCAACCAATTTGTATCTAAGCAAGAACACGCAcataatgtgagttcatacccccatatttttccaaactttttcaatgtttttttttttgggggggggggggggggggaatacaagtcaaacacaagaaatcttgtgtttaaaaatacAATTTACTTATTATGTTTTCTTAccattaatatatatttaaacatgaaatttgttaaaacatggaaataaacttataaactataatgggtatagtttatggaacaaagtAATTATTTTACAAAGCTACATGTTATTTACTAAAAGGTTTTTCACTttatgtaaactagttaatacaggattgtgaacCGCTTGATGTACCAGATATGGTACCCGTTAAAATcctaattataaccagagtctcctgtagggagagcatgagtttgtgtataaatatatacgggactgacaatcccgcacctgagctACCTGCTACAGCTAGGTCGGCAAGCCTGAGGTGACAAATGTTATTAATTTTacaacgcttgaagaacgtcgtgtaGGCCActagtcatattagtatggttataatgaatATTCACAATAAGTATTAACTAATTGTTTACGTAAATATATACTTTTACACAGTCTAAATGGAAAATAACATTGTGATTACTTAGTACTTACATCAAGGTTATATAAAATTTATGTCCGGTAGACAATGGAGTGTGTGATttctgccttatttcctgttccttgtttggttgtgggcttagggcagattcacccaatcgATTGTCTATCCGATCTCAATTTTTTATAATTCATAGGTACTAAGTAATCATAAGAGGGTATTAACTTCATATCTAGTTTACAGTGCAAACACGTCTTCAGTTAgttttacttatgaataaaactaCGTGTCATTAAATTAAGTATGACAATAATACTTGTACTTTTTGGTctctataaagttcaaaactACAAATcggttttatggaaaatataagattttccgTGGTAAACAATGTTATTTTTACAAGCAAACATAATTACAAAAGGTTCaacaattatttacaaaataGTATAAGATAAAGGACCCTTAATTGTTAATTCAATGgttccttagtttatacatcggggttttatataaataatatccgATAGGtagtggaatgtgtgatttccgccttacttcatgttccttgtttggttgtggacttaggacaGATCCACACATTCGACTGTCCATTCGATATTAGTTTATATAcaactagtataaactaagtaatcATGGAAGGATCATATTCATCTCTTCTAAACAGATCATTATTGTTAACTCTATAATTACCTAGTGAGTACATTAGGGCTATATATAATGAAGATCcgataggcagtggaatgtgtgatttctgtgtttcttcctgttccttgtttggttgtggaattaTGGCAGATCCACACATTCAACTGTCCATTCGATCTAGactatatataacttgtattcattaaGTAATTTTAGAAGGAGTTGGTATGATCATATTACTTATCTTTACttactaagaaaatataggattttctggaggaacaggcgaacttttccaaagaacaaagagtatactttttataacaaaatatttatgaactcaccaactttaatgttgacactatttcaaaccacttgtattctcaggaacattagtagacaggtacccttCTCAGGTGTTGCGAAGACGGAGCTTTACGTCTTGTCTTTTGTTATAgttttaaagtaatgttttgaGCACAATGTAAACTTTATATTACtataatggttgttgttgctttgattattattatacaattgttgtgatactgcaaATGATGTCCTctgccctcgaacgtttccgtcgtcccggtttgggggtgtgacaaaaaggctttcaaaatatcaaaggaggatgcagggtgtacgattaGTCGGAggcagtaagtagaccccaaaataccatacggttatttgatattgtgatatgttagaattgcatgctagtactaggctagggatcttcatgaattgcatgatagaattgcctgattacatgatgcctgatagcctagggttttcttatatgaaattgacatcattattgtggttgcttgtgtatgcatcacgactgtacgtaattaagatcttataaactaagaatgtttggtttggccttatttcctgttattgtttgatgaagggattaGGTTAGGATCAGGtatttgaaagtctatagggtccaacgttatgtatggctagcatacacgagtgtagcagggttggtggaagtttcatgggtgggttgtATGAAGCCGGTAGGACAGTTATGGGATAGTTAgatttcctctaggagtgaggaatgAGCGACCTCcatgcatatgtatattgttagggtgttgtatgatacttgagacaaatatgggtaggtgtggaaggtagtagggcccgtactactgaaagcacatgacccatgcacataacaaggaattcataacccctagggtttagttgggagttggttccctgttattATGCAGATTATCTGATATATTCCTGGTATATTTTTAGAATGGTAGTTACGAGACGCTTTGTGGTTGGATCCGGATCAAGATCAGGAGATGGCGGTCAGGAGGGGCCGGTAGCACCCGAGGTTGTGGTACAGATAGGGGCAGATGAGCTATAATTCAGGATTCTAGAGATCCTGCACGATGATGTTGCCACTTTGTTCCGTCCACAACTgccaaagatgtttgggtctattaagactgaAATGGTCGAGTATttcgatgagcgttatgcagcccTTGCAGAGACAATTGCCGCCGCAGCTGCATCGGCGACAGGGGGAGGAGCCAATCGAGCTTTTCAGTATAGGGGcttcgataacatgaagcccctaattttgatgggactcaggacccCATCAAATCCACGAGGTGGGTTTCTGATGTGGACGGGGTGTTTCTTTACATGCTCGTGTCCTACAtgccagaaggtcaggtgtgccatGAACCTGCTGAGGTTCGGGGCCAAGGACTGTTGGAGATTGACGACTGGGTCATACACTGATGATCAAAGAGTTGTTGTTACTTGGGAGAATTTTAGGGATATGTTATGCGTTCATTAAATTCCACGGTTTGAGCAAGaacgattggctcaggagttttagGGATTGAGACAAGAtggggagtcggtgacggagatcacccgcatgttcacagagagggtgatgttttgcccagaTTTTGCTTCCGATcaggctcagatgacacgttatctgagcatgcttaaGACTAACATTCGTCAGTTTGTGTGTACCCAACGATGTGATACTCTactagagttgcaggaggccgctaggcagcGTGAGATGGAGATTGAGCTACACTTGAGGGAGCAGCGGCAGGCCCCGATACAGTCACAGTCAGCACCAAAGCGGTGTAAGAACGCTAATTCTAGTGTCGGGGGGTCAGCAGAGcagcacttgtggaaagtgcggcaagggtcataaTGGGGTTTGTCGAGCTGGTAgtataacgcccgtagatccgggctactcaatttagatataataggggtcaaaaatgactttttgacaaaatattatttagaataaataatattaaacaagttgtataatatgtctcaagggtttcgtgcatataaataacgccgaaatccgagttataacgaagaagttatggcacgtcgaagtttttcggcaaaaccgttACGGcatcgggagacgtaaatagtgaatttacaatgaaagattttttagccttagaaatctaaacaaaagttgtagtatatgttaaaccgataacatacaaaaaaagaacgcccaaatctgacttcgtatgagaaagttatgaattttctaagatttggtatagcagtgcacgacccgaaactcgaattttagttcgagcggtttttggcctacgtgacctaaatgagagttgaagatctcattaacaggaactcaatggtaaaaagacagacgaataCGGAGTCCgcatgtagaagttatgaattttacgcgaacatttaacaatataatctcctcgtactgttaaatttaagatcagttgataattagccgacggagtctaaattagagttgtagatcttgtttttacctatgcgtggatataaagaatgtcgaaaacggagctcgtatgcgaaagttgtgaatttttgaaaatcggttgatttccaccctgtgtgcaATGCCACGTGTCAACACCAGGCTGTGCGTGGGTGTCTCCAGCtggatcacgacgtgagcatcatAAAACTCACGACGTGTGTGAacctccagcccctataaataagaggtgaagccctcttcattcctcacacctcccatcacttccctctctctagaacttctctctagccccgaaaccccccttcccccgaaaagcctaaggaacctccctaacacgaggcggaagccctggAGTGCCCGACGGCTCTAAGAAAAAAATTCTTTCAGCTCCAGCGGAGCCCGATTTTGAGAAAAACCCATtataagtgagttacgcctaacctatctttagtatagcttatgttttaatatagtagtgatattaggaccttataataagtatttaggatattgttatgagttatataagtgtcgttatagtatctttttaaccactcatggtatggggaatctggtttaaagggccgcatagggttgttggattttagaagtgctatatgccaaaatggtcttgccctccggtgttttatgtctggcccctgtctgtatatAGTGCTTGAGAAATATTGTTTCATGCTTATATAACAGTAATAATAGCAAGAGTATTAATTAATTAGTAtcagtgaatattagactaaactctagtggtaatgatactggGTTCTGTCAAAGGAAATTTGTCTTTAGTGTAACAAACCgatgtccgagtgccgagtcaggtccctttcatcttacacatagatatgaagtattttatataaaatacatgttatgtgtgcatattatatgtatatttgctatctatgctggatgaacgattttatacaagttttatatgatttaaattgtatatgtatttatatctacataatatgttgggtaaaacatgggaagatgaaatatgagttggatgatgagttgagaggtgatatagaccatgagataagggtgagaggtggacgatgtgagaagccttgttcccaaatgctGGCCCTGTCATCTagaagagtatggatgacaaccacagactattctagacaatctagtggaacactagcaggctcgcaacctgtaggtgttatgaaagatgtgttcaccggtgtactctaaaaacccactGACATGTATTGTGAATGGATTCTCGAaaacgatattgtcaataaaTAAAATAACCTTAGCAGCTGTGCCCGATGGATAATACCAGCAGccgcgcctcatagaaaatgtcctaattctggcagctgcgcctaagtgatagaactagcagctgtgcttgacaactatgtcattgacaacgatggacttcgtacctttTCCTTAGGATAATTCTTATGAATGGATGaatgaggaatagctgattcttagggtagatccttaagagtaaataagataacgaggatgggtaattgattaattgcttgaagattaaacatgataattatattattgtgggttgaaaaccctatgtactcactaggtttcccaacctgacccactcagtttatttatatcacaggtgttgatatgaagtcacattacactgagagattaaggagatataaatcactattgataatgaatgtaagttttgtttatgcttacgtttctgtattgacaatgacatcccaaatgttttaaaatgaataaaaatacttatcTTCGGAAATGtcttgataatgtatttatcatgttttactgggaacaaattttgcaacatttttattaaaagaggtactctaatttttataaagcataaacaaaatcggtctttttctagccatgaaaatggggatgtcacagctggtatcagagcattagtttaagcgaactaggaataaggatttatttctagagtTAAACTTATattgctaagcgatgatcgtgaggagtgtgtctaataaattaaagtaatacacctgaataggcACAAACGTTAGCTTATTTAAGGAAAAATGTCtgacatgcttttatgtgctaaatgatttataatGCTattgtttgatcggatctatggtctgttatcgcccagatctggaaattttatgtgttcagatttctaaacgtttaattacagtgttagaactggcatgtaatttttcggagtaataaggaggaatacacgtctaaatcttcctctatttatattctcgtctcgatacaccAAACGCCTGCTTTGGTGTGCATAACATCATAGTGAAGACTCGTAGTGAATCGAGTAAATGTaggaaatgagaaggcttacgataatcaatgatacctatcggaagatatcgtaagagtgatatcttgcctttagaatgcgtctaataaataatgcgtctagtacgggagaagtacatgttcgattagcagaaagaaatatttttggtataaatccatgaagttatcccatcgtctgACGTTTCCATCGCCAGCCGAGTGAAGCATAATTGATAattgaagatatgcatggaagaagtcaTAGTAGAGTTTAGGGAAAATTATGACTGTTTGgtcacatttgtatgtgttaaaattatttatgtgataatgacttggagaactgcgagacaatacttgggacgagtacgagtaggtgtgaaaggtagtagaggcctatactaccggaagcacaggactcgcacttggattaaGGAAAGTCACGAGGTTACTGATGACGTGCCTAGGGCAGCACGGCGGAATCGCGTCTAGCCCAGGAGCTGGGCACGCCAATCAGGCTCAGCCCAGCAGGCTTAGCGCCCGTTGGCGCTCCCGGGAGCGGATTGCACAGGCGTAAGGCTCGCGCCCGCCAAGGGACGCTCCCATCTCCAAGACAAAAGATACGGTCAGAGGACAAACAGAAGAATCAGGCCATTACCGTCAGAGCTAATGAGAGCGCCCTAATGGTTGAAGGCGTATGACCCTACAATCAGCGCCCCTGATCTTGTCTCCCCAAAAAGCGATCTTGTCTGGTACGGATCAGGCAAGGGCGTTAGGTATAAAAGGATACGCTCTCAGACCCACGAGGTAAGCTTTGTTTACTCTCTAAAGAGCAGATACCCATAGACCCTAAATAccctctaacttgaccgtcgaaGCGTTCTTCCGGGAGCTCCTTCCGGAAAGCGGCTGACGACTTTCCTTCTTTGTGATATTGCAGAGGCATCCGAGGATCCAAGTGAACACCATCAACCGAGCCAATTCAAGGTCACATCATTTGGCGCCGTCCGTTTGTGAGACTAAGAACACAAACTAAAACCACAAAAGCGAAAGGTTAATGACGTCCAACGGTAGCAAGGGACGGCAGACCGGTCCCATATGTCCCATGGCAGCGTTGGACGAAACACCACCATCTACAGCGGTCAGCAAGGCCGCTCTAGGCGAAGGAAGTTCTACAGTAACCACTGAAGGTTCCCCACAACCGCTAATTTACTAGCCAAGAACAACCCCGGTGGGGCCACTTCCAACTACGTCCCTTCAGATGCCACCGTTCTTTGTGCCGCCAATGCAACAAACACAACCGGTTCACTCAACAATGCTTCCGCTAGGCCGCGTTTTCAACATCCCACTGTCGTTTATAGCGTCGCCACCATACCAGCTGACGGGCGGACAAAGTTCAATGCTTTCATTCCCGCCACTGGCGCAAACCATGATATCTCATACGCCACCTGTCTATTCAATGGTCGGCACATGGACCAGGCCAACCATCACCACCAACAATAGCCTGCAGCAGACAACAACGTTCAGCCCTATGACCCCTATACACCCTTTCTCCTCCAGTTATTCCCTCCAACTACCATTCTAGCTGTATCCCTTTTACGGACCAAGACCTGGCTATCACACGTCGCCACCATATGGATTGAACCGCCAATACCAACAACAGGGAGCGTCAACCGTCCCAGGACAAGATTGCCTTTCCCATAGCATGACATCTCCGTTTGTCAAAGAATTGTTGGATTATGAAATACCAAACGCAGCCAAGCTACCGACGCTCAAGACATATAACGGAACCACTGACCCGAATAGCCACATCGACACATATGAATGGACGATGACATTGTTGAAGCTTGACGAGAGGTTTTGGTGCACGTATTTCCCAACAACCCTTGATGGCAACACCGACACATGGTTCAAGACGCTGCGACCGGGCAGCATCTCCAATTTTGCCCAACTTAAGTACCTTTTCCTCACCAAATTTATGCAATCACGCAAGTACAAGGGAGACTCTCATTCAATCATAAGATGTAAGCAAAAGGAGGGTGAAACTGTACGAGAATGCTTCACAAGGTTCATAAACACTACGCTAGACGTATCGAGGCATGATGAAGGGCTCATAGCTGGCGCCTTTACGTGGGGACTTTTACCAGGCCCTTTATCACAAAAACTCATGGGAAAGAAGCCTCTAACATGGGCCAAATTGAAAGAAAGGGTGGAGCGATATCTGAGGCAGGAGGATTTCCGAGGGGGAAGTAGGCCCTTTATCACAAAAACTCATGGGAAAGAAGCCTTTAGCACCACAACCCAGGTCACATGGATTTCCGAGGGGGAAGTAGGCACTACGGCCAAGCAAGAAGACCGCAGGTGCGGTTCCGACCGTTTGTCAAGGATGACAGACGTGGTTGTCTCCTGGAGGTGTACATAGTGTCGGAGAAACAACAGCCAGCCAAATCACCCAAGAACTGGTACTGTGACTACCACAAAAGTAAGACGCATGAGACAACTAACTGTTCAGTATTAAAAAAAGAAATGGACGAGAAACAACTCAAAGAGGACTTGGTGGAAATAGCGCGAAGCTTGCGTGCCAAATTTGACACCGAAAACGCTAAAAATATGCCTCGCGAGGGGCTCCAGCCTAaggagatattcatgatacgGAGCAAGAGAAGCAAGGAAGAGCGACAAAAGGGAACAAGGGACTATCAGGCACTCGGTACGTACACTCACATTCTCTGTACAAGACCCCCTCCCAGAAGGATGGAGGGGCAATAACCCACTAGTAATCCAAGCCTCCATCAGTGATGTAACTATCCACAGGGTCTACGTTGACACGGGAAGTTTGGCGGATATCATCTATGAGCACTATTTCAGACTTCTCCCAGACCGCCAAAGACAACCTACGGCCTACGACGGGGAGGCTGGTCGGATTCACCGGCCATAGCCTATAGCCGCTAGGCACAATTCACCTTCCTTTGACCATAACTAGCCACGATAGGCAGCGAAAGAAAACTGTCCTGATTGATTTTGTGGTCATCCGACATTCGGCGGAGCACAACATCATTCTGGGGAGAATAGCTCTCTTAAAGCTAGGGGCGGTCCCATCAACCATGCATGGGGTCATGAAGTTTGACACTCCAATGGGTGCAACTACAGTACTGGCCACTCCACCTAAAGAGTTGCAATGCTTCAAAGTCATGAAACCAACAGAGATAAATAAAGAGGCCAAGAGGCCAAGACATAACCCTGCGAAAGGAAAGGAAGTGATCAATGAGAGACACCCTGACCAACTAGTTAGTATTGGACGCAATCTCCCAAGTCACGTAAGAAGAGCGATGGTCGATTTGCTCAAGCGGTATAAGCACGTGTTTGCATGGACCCATACGGACATGGTGGGGGTAGAAAGGAAAATCATTGAGCACGAACTCGTAATTAAACCACGAGCAAAGGAGGTTAAGCAGAATAAAAGGGTCCAAGGTGGGGACCGTAATAAGGCAATCAACGCAGAGGTGGCCAAATTAGCAGAAGCTGGAATAGTAAGGGAAACAATATTCCCAACATGGATAGCCAATCCAGTTATGGTCCACAAGCAAGATGGGTCATGGcgcatgtgcatagacttttccgacttaaacaaagtatgCCCTAAATACTATTACCCCCTCCCGAAAATTGACCAGAAGGTGGAGTCATTGCAAGGATTTAAGCTAAAGTGTTTTTTAGATGCATATAAAGGGTACCATCAGATCTTGATGAGCAAAGAAGACGAGGAAAAAACGACTTTTTACACGAATCATGGCACTTTCTGTTACACC of the Lactuca sativa cultivar Salinas chromosome 6, Lsat_Salinas_v11, whole genome shotgun sequence genome contains:
- the LOC122194804 gene encoding uncharacterized protein LOC122194804 — encoded protein: MTSPFVKELLDYEIPNAAKLPTLKTYNGTTDPNSHIDTYEWTMTLLKLDERFWCTYFPTTLDGNTDTWFKTLRPGSISNFAQLKYLFLTKFMQSRKYKGDSHSIIRCKQKEGETVRECFTRFINTTLDVSRHDEGLIAGAFTWGLLPGPLSQKLMGKKPLTWAKLKERVERYLRQEDFRGGSRPFITKTHGKEAFSTTTQVYIVSEKQQPAKSPKNWYCDYHKSKTHETTNCSVLKKEMDEKQLKEDLVEIARSLRAKFDTENAKNMPREGLQPKEIFMIRSKRSKEERQKGTRDYQALGTYTHILCTRPPPRRMEGQ